Genomic DNA from Alistipes indistinctus YIT 12060:
AAAGCGGAGAAAAACACGAACAAATGCCTGCTGGGCCACTTCAAGAAGGCCGGTGTCGCTCCCAAGCGCAAGATGGCCGAGTTCGGCAGCTTCGAAGGCGAGCTGAACCTGGGCGACGTGCTCACGGTAGACGTTTTCGAGGACAACGACTGGGTCGACGTGACCGGTATTTCAAAGGGAAAAGGTTTCCAGGGCGTTGTGAAACGCCACGGCTTCGCCGGTGTCGGCGGCCAGACCCACGGCCAGCACAACCGTCAGCGCAAACCCGGTTCGCTGGGTGCGTCGTCTTACCCCTCGCGCGTGTTCAAGGGCAAGCGCCTGCCGGGCCAGACGGGCGGCGACCAGGTCAAGGTGCTCAACCTGCGTATCCTCAAGAAGCTTCCCGAGAACAACCTGCTTCTGGTGAAAGGCTCCATTCCCGGCGCCAAAGGTTCATACTTATTAATCGAAGACTAAGATGGAAGTAGCAATTTATAATATTTCAGGCGCAGAGACCGGCAAGAAGGCCACCCTGAACGATGAGATTTTCGGTATCGAACCTAACAACCATGCGATTTATCTCGATGTGAAGCAGTATCTGGCCAACAAACGCCAGGGCACGCACAAATCGAAGCAGCGTAATGAAGTGATGGGTTCGACCCGCAAGCTGAAGAAGCAGAAAGGTACCGGCGGCGCACGCAGCGGCAGCATTCTTTCTCCGTTGTTCCCGGGCGGCGGCCGCGTATTCGGTCCGGTTCCCCGCGACTACAGCTTCAAGCTGAACAAGAAACTCAAGCAGCTCGCCCGTAAGAGCGCGCTGACCTACAAGGCCAAGGATAATGCGATTACCGTGGTGGAAGACTTCGCTATGGAGGCTCCCAAAACCAAGGAGTTCATCGCCATTACCAAAAACCTCAAGCTCGACGGCAAGAAGATCCTGGTGGTGCTCCCCGAGACCAACCCGGTAGTCTCCCTGTCCGCACGCAACCTTCAGAACGTGAAGGTGATTCCGGCTTCGAACCTGAACACTTACGACGTGATGAACGCAGCGGGCATCGTGCTGGCCGAGACTTCGGTAGAGGCCGTTAACCAAATGTTCGGATTGTAATCATTCAAGAGAAATGGATATTTTAATTAAGCCAATTTTAACCGAGAGAATGACGGCTCAGGGCGATAAGCTGAACCGTTACGGTTTCATCGTGGATCCGAGGGCCAATAAGCTGGAAATCAAGGCGGCCGTCGAAGCGATGTACGGGGTGGTCGTGACCGAGGTCAACACCGCCAACTACATGGGCAAGGCCAAAAGCCGCTACACGCGCGCCGGTCTGCTGAGCGGCCGTGCGAACAACTTCAAGAAGGCGTTCGTAACGCTCAAGGACGGCGACAAGATTGATTTTTACAGTAATATCTAAGAGAGATGGCAGTAAGAAAATTCAAACCCATGACCCCGGGTACCCGCCACAAAGTGATCGGTACCTTCGACGATATTACTTCGTCCACACCCGAGAAGTCGCTGTTGGCTCCGCTGAAGAACTCCGGCGGCCGTAACAACAGCGGTAAGATGACCGTCCGTTACATCGGCGGCGGCCACAAGAAGATGTACCGCGTCATCGACTTCAAACGCGATAAGGATACCATGGCCGCTACGGTCAAGACCATCGAATACGACCCGAACCGTTCGGCACGCATCGCGTTGCTGGCTTACCCCGACGGCGAGAAGCGCTATATGCTGGCTCCCAACGGGCTGAAGGTCGGCCAAGTAGTCTCTACGGGCGCCGGTGCGGCTCCCGAAGTGGGCAACACGCTGTTCCTCGCGGACATTCCGCTGGGTACGGTGGTACACAACATTGAACTCTACCCCGGCCAGGGCGCCGCGATGGCGCGCAGTGCCGGTACCTACGCACAGCTTCTGGCTCGTGAAGGTAAATTCGCTATTATCAAACTTCCTTCGGGCGAGACTCGCATGGTACTCGTTACCTGCCGCGCTACGATCGGAGCCGTGTCGAACCCCGACCACAGCCTCGAATCGCACGGTAAGGCCGGCCGCCGCCGCTGGCTGGGCCGCCGTCCGCGCAACCGCGGTGTGACGATGAACCCGGTGGATCACCCGATGGGTGGTGGTGAAGGACGCAGCTCGGGAGGCCATCCCCGCTCGCGCAAAGGTCTTCTGGCCAAGGGCTACAAAACCCGGAACCCGAAGAAAACCACTTCTAAGTTCATTGTATCAGGAAGGAAAAAATAAATTTAAAATAGTAGCGTAATGAGCCGTTCATTAAAAAAAGGACCGTATATCGAACCCAAGTTGGAGTCGCGGGTGATCGCGCAGAACGAGGGGGGGAAGAAGAGCGTCATCAAGACGTGGTCGCGTGCGAGCATGATCTCGCCCGATTTCGTCGGCCAGACGATCGCCGTCCACAACGGGAACAAGTTTATCCCGGTCTATGTAACAGAGAACATGGTGGGTCACAAGCTGGGCGAATTCGCCCCGACTCGTACCTTCCGTGGCCATTCAGGTAACAAGAAAAAATAGTAGGTAAAGATGGGTTCAAGAAAACACATAATGGCCGAACAGTACAAAGCCGAAAAGAAGCAGAAGGCGATCGCGATCCTGAACGATTGTCCTACCTCGCCTCTGAAGATGCGCATCGTGGCCGACACGATCCGCGGCGTTGAGATCAACCGGGCTTTGGGTATGCTTCGCTTCAGCAAGAAGGCGGCCTCGATCAAATTGGAAAAACTGCTTCGTTCGGCCATCGCCAACTGGGAGCAGAAGAACGAGGGTCAGCGCCTCGAGGACAACAAGCTCTGCGTAAGCGAGATTTTTGTCAACGGCGGCACGATGCTCAAACGTATCCAGGCTGCGCCCCAGGGTCGCGCCCACCGCATCCGCAAGCGCTCGAACAGCGTGACGATCGTGGTGGACAAAATGGTAGTTAAAGAAGATAAAAAAAGCAAAGCAGATGGGACAGAAAGTTAATCCGATAGCAAACAGACTCGGTATCGTACGCGGTTGGGATTCCAACTGGTACGGCGGCAAGGATTTTTCGAGCAAGCTGGTCGA
This window encodes:
- the rplC gene encoding 50S ribosomal protein L3 yields the protein MSGLIGKKIGMTSVFNEEGKNIPCTVIEAGPCVVTQVKTVEKDGYSAVQIAYDDKAEKNTNKCLLGHFKKAGVAPKRKMAEFGSFEGELNLGDVLTVDVFEDNDWVDVTGISKGKGFQGVVKRHGFAGVGGQTHGQHNRQRKPGSLGASSYPSRVFKGKRLPGQTGGDQVKVLNLRILKKLPENNLLLVKGSIPGAKGSYLLIED
- the rplD gene encoding 50S ribosomal protein L4 — encoded protein: MEVAIYNISGAETGKKATLNDEIFGIEPNNHAIYLDVKQYLANKRQGTHKSKQRNEVMGSTRKLKKQKGTGGARSGSILSPLFPGGGRVFGPVPRDYSFKLNKKLKQLARKSALTYKAKDNAITVVEDFAMEAPKTKEFIAITKNLKLDGKKILVVLPETNPVVSLSARNLQNVKVIPASNLNTYDVMNAAGIVLAETSVEAVNQMFGL
- the rplW gene encoding 50S ribosomal protein L23; translated protein: MDILIKPILTERMTAQGDKLNRYGFIVDPRANKLEIKAAVEAMYGVVVTEVNTANYMGKAKSRYTRAGLLSGRANNFKKAFVTLKDGDKIDFYSNI
- the rplB gene encoding 50S ribosomal protein L2, with translation MAVRKFKPMTPGTRHKVIGTFDDITSSTPEKSLLAPLKNSGGRNNSGKMTVRYIGGGHKKMYRVIDFKRDKDTMAATVKTIEYDPNRSARIALLAYPDGEKRYMLAPNGLKVGQVVSTGAGAAPEVGNTLFLADIPLGTVVHNIELYPGQGAAMARSAGTYAQLLAREGKFAIIKLPSGETRMVLVTCRATIGAVSNPDHSLESHGKAGRRRWLGRRPRNRGVTMNPVDHPMGGGEGRSSGGHPRSRKGLLAKGYKTRNPKKTTSKFIVSGRKK
- the rpsS gene encoding 30S ribosomal protein S19, which produces MSRSLKKGPYIEPKLESRVIAQNEGGKKSVIKTWSRASMISPDFVGQTIAVHNGNKFIPVYVTENMVGHKLGEFAPTRTFRGHSGNKKK
- the rplV gene encoding 50S ribosomal protein L22: MGSRKHIMAEQYKAEKKQKAIAILNDCPTSPLKMRIVADTIRGVEINRALGMLRFSKKAASIKLEKLLRSAIANWEQKNEGQRLEDNKLCVSEIFVNGGTMLKRIQAAPQGRAHRIRKRSNSVTIVVDKMVVKEDKKSKADGTES